One stretch of Streptomyces sp. A2-16 DNA includes these proteins:
- a CDS encoding ABC transporter permease, with protein sequence MPDPMPQEPYMSGGGRAPEDGAIAATGMGGAMDLATSEGETLERAPTGPDGSGPSEKPRSLWSDAWRDLRRNPVFLISALVIIFLVVISLWPSLIASGNPLKCDLSKAQEGSQPGHPFGFDGQGCDVYTRTVYGARTSVTVGVCATLGVAILGSILGGLAGFFGGAWDSLLSRLTDIFFAIPVVLGGLVLLSVVTSSTVWPVIGFMVLLGWPQISRIARGSVITAKQNDYVQAARALGASNSRLLLRHISPNAVAPVIVVATIALGTYIALEATLSYLGVGLKPPTVSWGIDISAASAYIRNAPHMLLWPAGALAITVLAFIMLGDAVRDALDPKLR encoded by the coding sequence ATGCCTGACCCGATGCCGCAGGAGCCGTACATGTCCGGCGGGGGCCGCGCTCCCGAGGACGGCGCGATCGCCGCGACCGGCATGGGCGGCGCCATGGACCTCGCCACCAGTGAGGGCGAGACGCTGGAGCGGGCGCCGACCGGCCCGGACGGCTCGGGCCCCTCGGAGAAGCCCCGCTCCCTGTGGTCCGACGCCTGGCGCGACCTGCGCCGCAACCCCGTCTTCCTCATCTCCGCCCTGGTGATCATCTTCCTGGTCGTCATCTCCCTGTGGCCGTCGCTGATCGCGTCCGGCAACCCGCTCAAGTGCGACCTCTCCAAGGCCCAGGAGGGCTCCCAGCCGGGCCATCCCTTCGGCTTCGACGGCCAGGGCTGCGACGTCTACACGCGCACGGTGTACGGCGCCCGTACGTCGGTGACGGTCGGCGTCTGCGCCACGCTGGGCGTCGCGATCCTCGGGTCGATCCTCGGCGGCCTGGCGGGGTTCTTCGGGGGCGCGTGGGACTCGCTCCTGTCGAGGCTCACCGACATCTTCTTCGCGATCCCGGTGGTGCTGGGCGGTCTGGTGCTCCTGTCGGTCGTCACCAGCAGCACGGTGTGGCCGGTGATCGGGTTCATGGTGCTGCTGGGCTGGCCGCAGATCTCCCGCATCGCGCGCGGCTCGGTCATCACGGCCAAGCAGAACGACTACGTGCAGGCGGCGCGGGCCCTGGGCGCCTCCAACTCCCGCCTGCTGCTCCGCCACATCAGCCCGAACGCGGTCGCCCCGGTGATCGTCGTCGCGACCATCGCCCTCGGCACCTACATCGCCCTGGAGGCGACCCTGTCGTACCTCGGCGTGGGCCTCAAGCCCCCCACGGTCAGCTGGGGCATCGACATCTCCGCCGCCTCCGCGTACATCCGCAACGCCCCGCACATGCTCCTGTGGCCGGCCGGAGCCCTGGCGATCACCGTCCTCGCCTTCATCATGCTCGGCGACGCGGTCCGCGACGCCCTCGACCCGAAGCTGAGGTGA
- a CDS encoding ABC transporter ATP-binding protein — MLLEVRDLQVEFRTRDGVAKAVNGVDYAVDAGETLAVLGESGSGKSVTAQAIMGILDMPPGRITGGEIVFQGRDLLKLKEDERRKVRGAEMAMIFQDALSSLNPVLSVGDQLGEMFVVHRGMSKKEARAKAVELMDHVRIPAAKERVKDYPHQFSGGMRQRIMIAMALALEPALIIADEPTTALDVTVQAQVMDLLAELQREYNMGLILITHDLGVVADVADRIAVMYAGRIVEQAPVHDIYKAPAHPYTRGLLDSIPRLDQKGQELYAIKGLPPNLTNIPPGCAFNPRCPMARDVCRTDVPPLYDVDDRRTSACHFWTECLNG, encoded by the coding sequence GTGCTGCTCGAAGTGCGTGATCTGCAGGTGGAGTTCAGGACCAGGGACGGGGTGGCCAAGGCGGTCAACGGGGTCGACTACGCGGTGGACGCGGGCGAGACCCTCGCCGTGCTCGGGGAGTCCGGGTCGGGGAAGTCGGTGACCGCGCAGGCGATCATGGGGATCCTCGACATGCCTCCGGGAAGGATCACCGGGGGCGAGATCGTGTTCCAGGGGCGGGACCTGCTGAAGCTCAAGGAGGACGAGCGGCGCAAGGTCCGGGGCGCCGAGATGGCGATGATCTTCCAGGACGCGCTCTCCTCCCTCAACCCCGTGCTCTCCGTCGGCGACCAGCTCGGCGAGATGTTCGTGGTGCATCGGGGCATGTCGAAGAAGGAAGCGCGGGCGAAGGCCGTCGAGCTGATGGACCACGTCCGGATCCCGGCCGCCAAGGAACGGGTCAAGGACTACCCGCACCAGTTCTCCGGCGGCATGCGCCAACGCATCATGATCGCGATGGCGCTCGCCCTGGAACCCGCGCTGATCATCGCCGACGAACCGACCACCGCGCTGGACGTCACCGTCCAGGCCCAGGTCATGGACCTGCTCGCCGAGCTCCAGCGTGAGTACAACATGGGGCTCATCCTCATCACCCACGACCTCGGTGTGGTCGCGGACGTGGCCGACCGGATCGCCGTCATGTACGCCGGGCGGATCGTCGAGCAGGCCCCCGTCCACGACATCTACAAGGCGCCGGCCCACCCCTACACGCGCGGACTCCTCGACTCCATCCCCCGTCTCGACCAGAAGGGGCAGGAGCTGTACGCGATCAAGGGACTGCCGCCCAACCTGACGAACATCCCGCCGGGTTGCGCGTTCAACCCCCGCTGCCCGATGGCCCGGGACGTGTGCCGGACGGACGTACCGCCCCTGTACGACGTTGACGACAGGCGGACGAGTGCCTGTCACTTCTGGACGGAGTGCCTCAATGGTTGA
- a CDS encoding dipeptide ABC transporter ATP-binding protein → MVEPILEVGGLVKHYPVTQGIVFKKQVGAVKAVDGVDFTLDKGETLGIVGESGCGKSTVAKMLVNLERPTRGLIKYKGEDITKLSGKALKSVRRNIQMVFQDPYTSLNPRMTVGDIIGEPYDIHPEVAPKGDRRRKVQDLLDVVGLNPEYINRYPHQFSGGQRQRIGIARGLALRPEVIVADEPVSALDVSVQAQVINLLDRLQSEFELSYLFIAHDLSIVRHISDRVGVMYLGRIVEIGRDTEIYDHPTHPYTQALLSAVPVPDPEAREHRERIILVGDVPSPMNIPSGCRFRTRCWKAQERCALEVPALAVPAEFRLADGPAAHDSACHFAEEKQVVPTEAPE, encoded by the coding sequence ATGGTTGAGCCGATCCTGGAAGTGGGTGGACTGGTCAAGCACTACCCGGTGACCCAGGGCATTGTGTTCAAGAAGCAGGTCGGTGCCGTCAAGGCCGTCGACGGTGTCGACTTCACCCTCGACAAGGGCGAGACCCTCGGCATCGTCGGGGAGTCGGGCTGCGGCAAGTCGACCGTCGCCAAGATGCTCGTCAACCTCGAGCGCCCGACACGGGGATTGATCAAGTACAAGGGCGAGGACATCACCAAGCTCTCCGGCAAGGCGCTGAAGTCGGTCCGCCGCAACATCCAGATGGTGTTCCAGGACCCCTACACCTCGCTCAACCCCCGTATGACGGTCGGCGACATCATCGGGGAGCCCTACGACATCCACCCCGAGGTGGCACCCAAGGGCGACCGCCGCAGGAAGGTCCAGGACCTGCTGGACGTCGTCGGCCTCAACCCCGAGTACATCAACCGCTATCCGCACCAGTTCTCCGGCGGGCAGCGCCAGCGCATCGGCATCGCGCGCGGGCTGGCCCTGCGCCCCGAGGTCATCGTCGCCGACGAACCGGTCTCCGCCCTCGACGTCTCCGTCCAGGCCCAGGTGATCAACCTCCTGGACCGGCTCCAGTCCGAGTTCGAGCTGTCGTACCTCTTCATCGCGCACGACCTGTCGATCGTCCGTCACATCTCGGACCGGGTCGGGGTGATGTACCTCGGGCGGATCGTCGAGATCGGCCGGGACACCGAGATCTACGACCATCCGACGCATCCGTACACCCAGGCGCTGCTCTCCGCCGTGCCGGTGCCCGACCCGGAGGCCCGCGAGCACCGTGAGCGGATCATCCTCGTGGGTGACGTGCCGTCCCCGATGAACATCCCGTCCGGCTGCCGCTTCCGCACCCGCTGCTGGAAGGCGCAGGAGCGCTGCGCGCTGGAGGTGCCGGCGCTCGCGGTGCCGGCGGAGTTCCGGCTCGCGGACGGACCGGCCGCGCACGACTCGGCGTGCCACTTCGCAGAGGAGAAGCAGGTGGTGCCGACCGAGGCGCCGGAGTAA
- a CDS encoding prolyl oligopeptidase family serine peptidase: protein MTTEPDSFPRRHARTQRFTLGAPRAFTVAPDGSRVVFLRSNSGTNRANSLWVLDMPDGGERVAADPRALLGGTEERLSPEERARRERSREGGAGIVGYATDTAVELASFALSGRLFTAELRAGTARELPVPGPVIDPRPSPDGRHVAYVAQGALRVVGAEGEGDRALVAPESDQVTYGLAEFVAAEEMGRTRGFWWSPRSDRLLVARVDDTPVRRWWISDPAHPERDPQHVRYPAAGTPNAEVRLFVIALDGSRTEVSWDRVRYPYLAHVHWSAAGAPLLLVQARDQRSQLYLAVDPESGATRMVHADEDPTWLDLFPGVPCWSPSGRLVRIADEGGARVLAVGERPLTGPQLHVRAVLDVAGDDVLVSASAGTEAEAPEIGEVHVYRVNELGVERVSQEPGVHSAVRAGGVTVLVSAALDRPGARARVLRDGKEAATVTSYAEDPGLTPRVTLIEGGARKIPCAVLMPQDYAGDSPLPVLLDPYGGPHGQRVVHARNAYLTSQWFADQGFAVVVADGRGTPGRSPAWEKAVRDDLAAVVLQDQVDALQALAEDFPLDLSRVAIRGWSFGGYLAALGALRRPDVFHAAVVGAPVTDLRLYDTHYQERYLGHPDEQPEVYRRNSLVDDEGLVDAAEPHRPMMIIHGLADDNVVVAHSLRLSSALLAAGRPHEVLPLSGVTHMTPQETVAENLLRLQLDFLKRSLGLA, encoded by the coding sequence ATGACGACCGAGCCTGACTCCTTTCCCCGCCGGCACGCCCGTACCCAGCGCTTCACGCTCGGCGCGCCGCGCGCGTTCACCGTGGCGCCCGACGGATCGCGTGTCGTGTTCCTGCGCTCGAACTCCGGCACGAACCGGGCCAATTCGCTGTGGGTGCTCGACATGCCGGACGGCGGGGAGCGCGTGGCGGCCGACCCGCGCGCCCTTCTGGGGGGCACCGAGGAGCGTCTCTCGCCCGAGGAGCGGGCGCGCCGCGAGCGCAGCCGTGAGGGCGGTGCCGGCATCGTCGGCTACGCCACCGACACGGCCGTCGAGTTGGCCTCTTTCGCCTTGTCAGGGCGGCTTTTCACGGCGGAGCTGCGGGCCGGAACGGCACGTGAACTGCCCGTCCCCGGACCGGTGATCGACCCCCGTCCGTCCCCCGACGGACGGCACGTGGCGTACGTCGCCCAGGGCGCCCTGCGGGTCGTGGGCGCCGAGGGCGAGGGGGACCGGGCGCTCGTCGCTCCGGAGTCGGATCAAGTCACCTACGGGCTGGCGGAGTTCGTCGCGGCCGAGGAGATGGGCCGCACGCGGGGCTTCTGGTGGTCGCCCCGGTCGGACCGGCTGCTGGTCGCGCGCGTGGACGACACGCCGGTGCGGCGCTGGTGGATCTCCGATCCGGCCCACCCGGAGCGTGATCCACAACACGTCCGGTACCCGGCCGCGGGCACCCCCAACGCGGAGGTACGGCTGTTCGTGATCGCCCTGGACGGCTCGCGCACGGAGGTCTCCTGGGACCGTGTGCGCTATCCGTATCTGGCCCATGTGCACTGGTCAGCCGCGGGTGCCCCGCTGCTGCTCGTACAGGCGCGCGACCAGCGCAGTCAGCTGTATCTCGCGGTGGACCCGGAGTCCGGTGCGACCCGGATGGTGCACGCGGACGAAGATCCAACTTGGCTGGATCTTTTCCCTGGAGTGCCCTGCTGGAGCCCCTCGGGCCGGCTCGTGCGGATCGCGGACGAGGGGGGCGCGAGGGTGCTGGCGGTCGGCGAACGCCCGCTCACCGGACCGCAGTTGCACGTCCGCGCGGTGCTGGACGTGGCCGGGGACGACGTGCTGGTCTCGGCGTCGGCCGGCACGGAGGCCGAGGCGCCGGAAATCGGCGAGGTGCACGTCTATCGGGTGAACGAGCTCGGAGTGGAGCGCGTGTCGCAGGAGCCCGGCGTGCACTCGGCGGTGCGCGCCGGGGGCGTGACCGTACTGGTGTCGGCGGCCCTCGACCGGCCGGGGGCCCGCGCGCGGGTGCTGCGGGACGGCAAGGAGGCGGCGACTGTCACGTCATATGCGGAAGATCCCGGTTTGACCCCGCGCGTGACGCTCATCGAGGGGGGCGCACGAAAGATCCCGTGCGCCGTGCTTATGCCGCAGGACTACGCCGGTGACAGCCCCCTTCCGGTTTTGCTGGACCCGTACGGGGGTCCGCACGGGCAGCGGGTGGTCCACGCGCGCAACGCGTACCTCACCTCGCAGTGGTTCGCCGATCAGGGTTTCGCGGTGGTCGTGGCCGACGGCCGGGGCACCCCGGGCCGCTCTCCCGCCTGGGAGAAGGCGGTCCGCGACGACCTCGCGGCGGTGGTCCTCCAGGACCAGGTCGACGCGCTGCAGGCGCTCGCCGAGGACTTCCCCCTGGACCTCTCCCGGGTCGCGATCCGCGGCTGGTCCTTCGGCGGCTATCTGGCCGCCCTCGGAGCGCTGCGCCGCCCGGACGTCTTCCACGCGGCGGTGGTCGGCGCCCCGGTCACCGACCTGCGCCTGTACGACACCCACTACCAGGAGCGCTACCTCGGCCACCCGGACGAACAGCCGGAGGTCTACCGCCGCAACTCGCTGGTCGACGACGAGGGCCTGGTCGACGCGGCCGAGCCGCACCGCCCGATGATGATCATCCATGGTCTCGCGGACGACAACGTGGTGGTCGCCCACTCCCTGCGCCTGTCCTCGGCCCTGCTGGCCGCGGGCCGCCCGCACGAGGTGCTGCCGCTGTCCGGGGTGACCCACATGACCCCGCAGGAGACGGTCGCGGAGAACCTGCTGCGGCTTCAGCTGGACTTCCTGAAGCGGTCGTTGGGGCTGGCCTAG
- the mshB gene encoding N-acetyl-1-D-myo-inositol-2-amino-2-deoxy-alpha-D-glucopyranoside deacetylase, translating to MTEQPARRLLLVHAHPDDESINNGATMARYAAEGARVTLVTCTLGELGEVIPPGLRHLTGVALGEHRRGELTAAMRELGVADFRLLGGAGRYQDSGMMGLPENDDPACLWQADVDEAARHLVEVILEVRPQVLVTYDEHGGYGHPDHIQAHRVAMRAVELAADAGWEILKVYWNRVPRAVGERAFAQLHQDLPGLPFAKTAVLDDVPGVVDDERITTEIDGSAYAAAKSAAMAAHATQIDVSGAYFALSNELAQPLFTTEYYELVRGEPGDTRETDLFSGIEGAS from the coding sequence ATGACGGAACAGCCCGCTCGGCGTCTTCTCCTGGTGCACGCGCACCCGGACGACGAGTCGATCAACAACGGCGCGACCATGGCCAGGTACGCGGCCGAGGGCGCCCGGGTGACCCTGGTCACCTGCACCCTCGGCGAGCTCGGCGAGGTCATCCCGCCCGGGCTGCGGCACCTGACCGGCGTCGCCCTCGGCGAGCACAGGCGCGGCGAGCTCACCGCGGCCATGCGTGAGCTCGGCGTCGCGGACTTCCGCCTGCTCGGCGGCGCCGGGCGCTACCAGGACTCCGGAATGATGGGCCTCCCGGAGAACGACGACCCCGCCTGCCTCTGGCAGGCCGACGTCGACGAGGCGGCCCGCCATCTCGTCGAGGTGATCCTCGAGGTGCGCCCCCAGGTCCTCGTCACCTACGACGAGCACGGCGGATACGGCCACCCCGACCACATCCAGGCCCACCGCGTCGCCATGCGCGCCGTCGAGCTCGCCGCCGACGCCGGATGGGAGATCCTCAAGGTCTACTGGAACCGCGTACCGCGCGCGGTCGGCGAGCGCGCCTTCGCACAGCTCCACCAGGACCTGCCCGGCCTCCCCTTCGCCAAGACCGCCGTCCTCGACGACGTACCGGGCGTGGTGGACGACGAGCGGATCACCACGGAGATCGACGGCTCGGCGTACGCCGCCGCCAAGAGCGCCGCGATGGCCGCGCACGCGACCCAGATCGACGTCTCCGGGGCGTACTTCGCACTCTCCAACGAACTCGCGCAACCTCTCTTCACCACCGAGTACTACGAATTGGTGAGAGGGGAACCCGGGGACACCAGGGAGACCGACCTGTTCTCCGGGATCGAGGGCGCGTCATGA
- a CDS encoding DUF6113 family protein, protein MSDRTSMLAQPLQRPSAGRAAAYLGLFLLGAVVGIAGALVQAGWFPGGLLLALLGEAGLLLGGARAAGSRAGAVAPAGGWMVAVIFLTASRPEGDFVFAAGSGSYLFLLGGMAVAVICATLGLGRQPGGDPVRLGK, encoded by the coding sequence ATGAGCGACCGAACGTCGATGCTGGCCCAGCCCCTGCAGCGCCCTTCCGCCGGCCGGGCCGCCGCCTACCTCGGGCTTTTCTTGCTGGGTGCGGTGGTGGGGATCGCCGGGGCCCTGGTGCAGGCCGGCTGGTTCCCGGGCGGGCTGCTCCTCGCGCTGCTCGGCGAGGCCGGGCTGCTGCTCGGCGGGGCACGCGCCGCAGGCAGTCGCGCCGGAGCCGTCGCGCCCGCCGGCGGCTGGATGGTCGCCGTCATCTTCCTCACCGCCAGCCGTCCGGAGGGCGACTTCGTCTTCGCGGCGGGAAGCGGCTCCTATCTCTTCCTGCTCGGCGGCATGGCTGTGGCTGTGATCTGCGCCACCCTTGGGCTGGGGCGGCAACCGGGCGGCGACCCCGTCCGACTTGGCAAGTGA
- a CDS encoding ABC transporter ATP-binding protein, producing MTTTAPVVAFDQVSKAYGEVRAVDGLTLTLRPGETVALLGPNGAGKSTSLDLLLGLKQPDSGSVRLFGTSPREAIVAGRVGAMLQSGGLMDEVTVAELVRLACDLHPKPYKANDVLARAGIAQIADRRVNKLSGGQAQRVRFALATAGDSDLIVLDEPTTGMDVTTRQAFWATMREQADQGRTVLFATHYLEEADAIADRVLVLHRGRLLADGTAAEIKAKAGARRIAFDLEGTIDEAALRNLPFLSAVDISGQTVRIQSTDADATVHALYGLGVYPRNLEVAGLGLEQAFVAITAAEEAKSR from the coding sequence ATGACAACGACAGCCCCGGTGGTCGCCTTCGACCAGGTGAGCAAGGCGTACGGCGAGGTACGCGCCGTGGACGGACTGACCCTGACCCTGCGGCCGGGGGAGACCGTGGCCTTGCTCGGCCCCAACGGCGCCGGCAAGTCGACCTCCCTCGATCTGCTGCTCGGCCTCAAGCAGCCCGACAGCGGCAGCGTCCGGCTCTTCGGCACCAGCCCGCGTGAGGCGATCGTCGCCGGGCGCGTCGGCGCGATGCTCCAGAGCGGCGGGCTGATGGACGAGGTCACGGTCGCCGAGCTGGTTCGGCTCGCCTGCGACCTGCACCCGAAGCCGTACAAAGCGAACGACGTCCTCGCCCGCGCGGGCATCGCCCAGATCGCCGACCGCAGGGTCAACAAGCTCTCCGGCGGCCAGGCCCAGCGGGTCCGCTTCGCCCTCGCGACCGCCGGCGACAGCGACCTGATCGTCCTGGACGAACCGACCACCGGCATGGACGTCACCACCCGGCAGGCCTTCTGGGCCACCATGCGCGAACAGGCCGACCAGGGCCGTACGGTCCTGTTCGCCACCCACTACCTCGAAGAGGCCGACGCCATCGCCGACCGGGTGCTGGTCCTGCACCGGGGCCGCCTGCTGGCCGACGGCACCGCCGCCGAGATCAAGGCCAAGGCGGGTGCCCGCAGGATCGCCTTCGACCTGGAGGGCACGATCGACGAGGCCGCGCTGCGGAACCTGCCGTTCCTGAGCGCGGTCGACATCTCCGGCCAGACCGTCCGCATCCAGTCCACCGACGCCGACGCGACCGTGCACGCCCTCTACGGCCTCGGCGTCTACCCCCGCAACCTCGAAGTCGCCGGCCTCGGTCTGGAGCAGGCCTTCGTCGCCATCACCGCCGCCGAGGAGGCGAAGTCCAGGTGA
- a CDS encoding ABC transporter permease — MNSLIKLELTRALRNRKFLFFSVMYPSLLFLIIAGNADSTTKVDGTGLTLPTYMMVSMASFGALTAVLMGNSERIAKEREGGWVRQLRLTPLPGRGYVFAKTASAAVVSLPSIVVVFVVAAVVKDVRLDAWQWLALTGAIWAGSLVFAALGVAIGYLATGDAVRPITMITYFGLSMLGGLWMPTTTFPQWLQDIAKWLPTHAYAALGQAIEQSRAPHGQDIAILAVSFALFAGGAAWLYRKDTLKA, encoded by the coding sequence GTGAACAGCCTGATCAAGCTGGAACTCACCCGCGCCCTGCGCAACCGCAAGTTCCTGTTCTTCTCGGTGATGTACCCCTCGCTGCTGTTCCTGATCATCGCGGGCAACGCCGACAGCACCACGAAGGTCGACGGCACGGGCCTGACCCTGCCGACCTACATGATGGTCTCGATGGCCTCCTTCGGCGCCCTGACCGCCGTCCTGATGGGCAACAGCGAGCGCATCGCCAAGGAGCGCGAGGGCGGCTGGGTACGGCAGTTGCGGCTGACCCCGCTGCCGGGACGCGGCTACGTGTTCGCGAAGACGGCGAGCGCGGCCGTGGTGAGCCTGCCCTCGATCGTGGTCGTGTTCGTCGTCGCCGCGGTCGTGAAGGACGTACGCCTGGACGCCTGGCAGTGGCTCGCCCTCACCGGCGCGATCTGGGCCGGAAGCCTCGTCTTCGCCGCGCTCGGCGTCGCCATCGGCTACCTCGCCACCGGGGACGCGGTCCGCCCGATCACGATGATCACCTACTTCGGCCTGTCGATGCTGGGCGGCCTGTGGATGCCCACGACGACCTTCCCGCAGTGGCTCCAGGACATCGCCAAGTGGCTGCCCACGCACGCGTACGCTGCCCTCGGGCAGGCCATCGAGCAGAGCCGCGCCCCGCATGGACAGGACATCGCCATCCTGGCCGTCTCCTTCGCCCTGTTCGCGGGCGGCGCGGCCTGGCTGTACCGGAAGGACACGTTGAAGGCGTGA
- a CDS encoding histidine kinase — protein MSGTGVGIGQRPETRKQMTVKMLWTGIWLVYLSAPVSDLLHGGHGVVAVVLGWLGLAGFVGWYLALLFRTGRRNAESFVLTSLAVLSAESTLLVLTLGREWLVLFVYVSIASGAALPLRLARWTIPAASALMAGLALLVTDGTEYIGALLIPALLGGFAMTGVRELVRTTIELREARARVAQLAANEERLRLARDLHDLLGHSLSLITLKSELAGRMLPAHPDKAAQQVADIEQVSRQALVDVREAVSGYRRARLAAELAGAQVALTAAGVTATLPAEPDLTGVPEESESALAWALREAVTNVVRHSGARGCTVELLHRQTLDGPRLELTVEDDGSGGAGNAPGNGLTGLTERLEKAGGTLEAAGTRHGFRLVARVPAGSAADVGSAS, from the coding sequence GTGAGCGGCACCGGCGTCGGCATCGGGCAGCGCCCGGAGACCCGCAAGCAGATGACGGTCAAGATGCTGTGGACGGGCATCTGGCTGGTCTACCTGAGCGCACCCGTCTCGGACCTCCTGCACGGCGGCCACGGGGTCGTGGCCGTCGTCCTCGGCTGGCTCGGCCTCGCGGGCTTCGTCGGCTGGTACCTGGCCCTGCTGTTCAGGACCGGCCGCCGCAACGCCGAGAGCTTCGTGCTCACCTCGCTCGCGGTCCTCTCGGCCGAGTCGACCCTGCTGGTCCTCACCCTGGGCCGCGAGTGGCTCGTCCTCTTCGTGTACGTGTCCATCGCGTCCGGCGCGGCCCTGCCGCTGCGGCTCGCCCGCTGGACCATCCCCGCCGCGTCCGCCCTGATGGCGGGCCTGGCCCTGCTCGTCACCGACGGCACGGAGTACATCGGCGCGCTGCTCATCCCGGCCCTGCTCGGCGGGTTCGCGATGACGGGCGTCCGCGAACTCGTCCGCACGACCATCGAGTTGCGGGAGGCGCGGGCGCGGGTCGCCCAGCTCGCCGCCAACGAGGAACGCCTGCGCCTGGCCAGGGACCTGCACGACCTCCTCGGCCACTCCCTGTCCCTCATCACCCTCAAGAGCGAGCTGGCCGGCCGGATGCTGCCCGCCCACCCCGACAAGGCGGCCCAGCAGGTCGCCGACATCGAACAGGTCAGCCGGCAGGCCCTGGTGGACGTCCGCGAGGCCGTCTCCGGCTACCGCCGCGCCCGCCTGGCCGCGGAACTCGCGGGTGCCCAGGTCGCGTTGACGGCCGCCGGAGTCACCGCCACGCTGCCGGCCGAACCCGATCTCACCGGCGTCCCCGAGGAGAGCGAGTCGGCCCTCGCCTGGGCGCTGCGCGAGGCGGTCACCAACGTCGTACGGCACAGCGGCGCCCGCGGCTGCACGGTGGAGCTGCTGCACCGCCAGACCCTCGACGGGCCGAGGCTCGAACTCACCGTCGAGGACGACGGATCGGGCGGTGCGGGCAACGCTCCCGGCAACGGCCTGACCGGTCTGACCGAACGCCTGGAGAAGGCCGGCGGCACGCTGGAGGCCGCCGGTACCCGGCACGGTTTCCGGCTGGTCGCCCGTGTGCCGGCCGGTTCCGCGGCCGACGTAGGATCCGCTTCATGA
- a CDS encoding response regulator transcription factor — protein MTSRTIKVLLAEDQSMVREALAALLGLEEDIEVVAQVARGDEVLAAARAHDIDVALMDIEMPGATGIEAAALLHKELPAVKLVILTTFGRPGYLRSAMESGADAFLVKDAPAAQLADAVRKVLAGERVIDPTLAAAALAEGANPLTDREREVLRAAADGSTNAELAAALHLSQGTVRNYLSTAIQKLAVRNRAEAVRIAREKGWL, from the coding sequence ATGACGAGCCGCACGATCAAGGTCCTGCTCGCCGAGGACCAGTCGATGGTCCGCGAGGCCCTGGCCGCCCTGCTCGGCCTGGAGGAGGACATCGAGGTCGTCGCCCAGGTGGCCCGCGGCGACGAGGTGCTGGCGGCGGCCCGCGCCCACGACATCGACGTGGCCCTCATGGACATCGAGATGCCGGGCGCCACGGGCATAGAGGCGGCGGCCCTGCTCCACAAGGAACTCCCGGCGGTCAAGCTGGTCATCCTCACGACCTTCGGCCGCCCCGGCTACCTCCGCAGCGCGATGGAGTCGGGCGCCGACGCCTTCCTGGTCAAGGACGCCCCCGCGGCCCAACTGGCGGACGCCGTGCGCAAGGTGCTGGCGGGGGAGCGGGTCATCGACCCCACCCTGGCGGCGGCCGCGCTGGCGGAGGGCGCGAACCCGCTGACGGACCGCGAGCGCGAGGTCCTGCGAGCGGCGGCCGACGGCTCGACGAACGCCGAACTGGCAGCGGCCCTGCACCTGTCCCAGGGCACGGTCCGCAACTACCTCTCGACGGCGATCCAGAAGCTGGCGGTGCGGAACAGGGCCGAGGCGGTACGGATCGCGCGGGAGAAGGGCTGGCTGTAG